From one Microbacterium aurum genomic stretch:
- a CDS encoding type II toxin-antitoxin system RelE/ParE family toxin: MVEVVKSAVFDQWIRKLKDRHARARVLVRIDRLAAGNPGDVKPVGDGISELRIDYGPGYRVYYLQEGSRLILLLCGGDKSTQQSDITQAHRIAEEWKNHDRDV, translated from the coding sequence ATGGTCGAGGTCGTCAAGAGCGCGGTCTTCGACCAGTGGATACGAAAACTCAAAGACCGGCACGCGCGAGCCCGCGTGCTCGTCAGGATCGACCGGCTCGCCGCAGGCAACCCCGGCGACGTGAAACCGGTCGGCGACGGCATCTCCGAACTGAGAATCGACTACGGCCCCGGCTACCGGGTCTACTACCTCCAGGAAGGCTCGCGGCTCATCCTCCTGCTCTGCGGAGGCGACAAGTCCACCCAGCAGTCCGACATCACCCAGGCACACCGAATCGCAGAGGAGTGGAAGAACCATGACCGAGACGTCTGA